A DNA window from Drosophila biarmipes strain raj3 chromosome 2R, RU_DBia_V1.1, whole genome shotgun sequence contains the following coding sequences:
- the LOC108030095 gene encoding putative uncharacterized protein DDB_G0291608 isoform X24, producing the protein MDLSLERDSSALGSLFQQIINDMKNTSPLWEDFVAKAGKLHTCLRAAIQAIAAYLDAFQKIADAATNSRGASKEIGTALTRVCLRHKAVETRLKTFTSAIMDCLVQPLQDKIEDWKRTVATIDKDHAKEYKRCRSELKKRSSDTLRLQKKARKGQTDGLQSLMDSHMQDVTLRRAELEDVEKKSLRAAMVEERLRYCSFVHMLQPVVHEECEVMSELGHLQEAMQSIALVTKEPSVLPQASEELIHDAKASINLYPESPGGGSGSQGGGCSNSLGSRKSSVCSISSMNSSGSSNSPGHHHYPRSLSQFVTPAIRLKPGESSDSGFCSSPALTTQTSNAANQTASVSTWPPHSQDVVDNLPPTADRPHTISTAYEKGHQRPPLTVYTFQNPETIHESGSCLNNGSGPPNGQPSSGQATPATQKSPAASLSRPPLPVRCSSLERPLSAQSNHRQGSGSNLLQRQCPSPIPAHITKELSAAHHAQQQQSQQPQTPPTYVNMSELATMAALKLTNQQQQQKPSPPPLQQQSSIDSTGSQHSNDSSGSHQLLQQQHHQQQQQHHSQPNHHSATATRSHSISSTASSLHSHPSIDSTVACGSLVGQPNHSTSTNTNTTSPSSGSSTPQNHYSPLLTNSPTSTAAGTPSGSSVGPGSALGFVYQVSSPTPPSSEVLKITEQTAAGQDQGSVNSGVEDADERSRASVLQKASMFEKAAAAAAVSPPAPNQSPAASSPASGGGGRRSEAEQQEMDKSFEDSIQALNNLIGELDSFQREIDEGKGKPVSSIISSSNNNNTTTSSNSSSDNNNLPATNSHIEPCAISNQTNSSGCGTDISDTTSDELAGDEMDARRQDRDRDMLGASDSELSRCYVSETSSLTGGLTAGGYENPTFAHFVANANREDVVSLDASDSVCLGQPRHAYVDTCSDSGSAVVVIYDHQIPNTPDIEFVKQNSEIVVLRTKDPQPQTLQLHEMRELQQLPANLAGSPDSSPDSSGGQAPATATVAPAKQRLSSFRATSEQQLQLLGRGSPQRGKATGEQAAQDQHFPAQAQPQQQQQQDSDGISQPVDPIRRQLPPKPTNLSIFNGPAPSVGDRPLVPRKSDFKADLDAKIRRQKQKVKQQLQQQQQQQQQSPQQQQAPQEPQHSPQSPPTRNCNVTNSPAANVTASASASASASAFTDQTHRMPIQSQTATFNHKQCKTPATMALSSPSSPSRGHLASALSSSSLSSLPLPATTSSPSNAPPSMLPASDHRPPAHPYVCSTAPANPHHANSFGNANASLKPCITPRPASLSGGGAGGGSTRIARRSSINQAKPPPPVRRSSSVTPSPNASVGPDPRICHESLMDQIKRGATLKRNQKINDRSAPKIH; encoded by the exons AACACTTCGCCACTGTGGGAGGACTTTGTGGCTAAGGCCGGAAAACTGCACACATGCTTGAG GGCCGCCATCCAGGCAATCGCCGCCTATTTGGATGCCTTCCAAAAGATAGCCGATGCGGCGACCAATTCAAGAG GCGCCTCCAAGGAGATCGGCACTGCCCTGACCCGCGTCTGCCTGCGGCACAAGGCCGTGGAGACGCGTCTGAAGACCTTCACCAGCGCCATCATGGATTGCCTGGTGCAGCCGCTGCAGGACAAGATCGAGGACTGGAAGCGCACGGTGGCCACCATCGACAAGGACCATGCCAAAGAGTACAAGCGCTGTCGCAGCGAGCTGAAGAAGCGCTCCAGCGACACACTGCGCCTGCAGAAGAAGGCTCGCAAGGGGCAGACGGATGGGCTGCAGTCCCTGATGGACTCCCACATGCAGGATGTCACCCTGCGGCGGGCTGAGCTGGAGGATGTGGAGAAGAAGTCTTTGCGTGCGGCCATGGTGGAGGAGCGGCTGCGCTACTGCAGCTTTGTCCACATGCTGCAGCCGGTGGTGCACGAGGAGTGCGAGGTCATGTCCGAGCTGGGTCATCTTCAG GAGGCCATGCAGTCGATCGCCCTGGTCACGAAGGAGCCCAGTGTGCTACCCCAGGCCTCCGAGGAGCTCATCCACGATGCCAAGGCCAGCATTAATCTGTACCCAGAGTCGCCGGGCGGAGGTTCTGGGTCGCAGGGCGGTGGATGCTCCAACTCGCTGGGCTCTCGAAAGAGCTCCGTTTGCTCCATCAGCAGCATGAACAGCAGCGGCTCGAGCAACTCGCCGGGACACCACCACTATCCGCGCTCCCTGTCGCAG TTTGTAACGCCCGCAATTCGCTTGAAACCTGGTGAATCCAGTGATAGTGGCTTTTGCTCATCGCCAGCTCTAACAACACAg ACTTCGAATGCAGCGAATCAGACGGCAAGTGTATCCACCTGGCCCCCACATTCCCAGGACGTGGTGGACAACCTGCCACCGACCGCCGACCGTCCGCACACCATTTCGACGGCCTACGAGAAGGGTCACCAGCGTCCGCCGCTGACCGTCTACACGTTCCAGAACCCGGAGACCATTCACGAGTCGGGAAGCTGCCTGAACAACGGATCCGGGCCCCCCAATGGTCAGCCCTCGTCGGGACAGGCCACGCCGGCCACCCAGAAGTCTCCGGCTGCCTCACTTAGTCGGCCGCCCTTGCCAGTT CGCTGTTCCTCGCTGGAGCGACCGCTTTCGGCCCAGAGTAACCACCGCCAGGGAAGCGGGAGCAACCTGCTGCAGCGCCAGTGCCCCTCACCGATTCCGGCTCATATCACGAAAG AGCTGTCCGCAGCACACCatgcacagcagcagcaaagccAGCAGCCCCAGACGCCGCCCACCTATGTGAACATGTCCGAGCTGGCCACCATGGCGGCCTTGAAGCTGAccaaccagcagcagcagcagaagcccTCTCCACCGCCCCTGCAGCAGCAGAGCTCCATCGATTCGACCGGCTCCCAGCATTCCAACGACTCCTCCGGCTCGCATcagctcctccagcagcagcaccatcagcagcagcagcagcatcactCGCAGCCGAATCACCACTCAGCCACCGCCACACGCTCCCATTCCATATCCTCGACGGCCTCGTCACTGCACTCGCATCCGTCGATCGACTCCACCGTCGCTTGCGGCTCGTTGGTGGGCCAGCCCAACCACAGCACCAGCACCAACACGAACACCACCTCGCCGTCCAGTGGCAGCTCCACGCCACAGAACCATTACTCGCCCCTGCTAACCAACTCCCCCACGTCCACTGCCGCAGGTACTCCGAGCGGCAGCAGTGTAGGTCCCGGTTCCGCACTGGGATTTGTCTACCAGGTCAGCTCCCCGACGCCTCCATCCAGCGAGGTGCTGAAGATCACCGAGCAGACGGCAGCTGGGCAGGATCAGGGGTCGGTGAACAGCGGCGTAGAGGATGCAGATGAGCGGTCGCGGGCCTCTGTTCTGCAGAAGGCCTCCATGTTCGagaaggcagcagcagcggcagcggtcTCGCCCCCGGCTCCGAATCAGTCACCAGCAGCATCTTCTCCAGCTTCGGGGGGCGGAGGACGACGATCCGAGGCGGAGCAGCAGGAAATGG ACAAGTCTTTCGAAGATTCAATACAAGcactaaataatttaattggcgAACTAGACTCGTTCCAACGCGAGATCGATGAGGGCAAGGGCAAGCCGGTGAGCAGCAtaatcagcagcagcaacaacaacaatacgacgaccagcagcaacagcagcagcgacaacaacaacctGCCCGCCACCAACAGCCACATCGAGCCCTGCGCCATCAGCAATCAGACAAATTCGAGCGGCTGCGGCACGGACATATCGGACACCACCTCCGACGAACTGGCCGGCGACGAAATGGACGCCAGGCGGcaggatcgggatcgggacaTGCTGGGCGCCAGCGATTCGGAGCTGAGTCGCTGCTATGTGAGCGAGACGAGTTCGCTGACCGGTGGCCTAACGGCCGGCGGCTATGAGAATCCCACCTTTGCGCACTTTGTGGCCAATGCGAACCGGGAGGATGTCGTTTCGCTGGATGCCTCCGACAGCGTCTGTCTGGGCCAACCGCGCCACGCCTACGTGGACACGTGCAGCGACAGCGGCAGTGCCGTGGTGGTGATCTACGATCATCAGATACCCAACACCCCTGACATTGAGTTCGTGAAGCAGAACTCGGAGATCGTGGTGCTGCGGACGAAGGATCCGCAGCCGCAAACCCTGCAGCTGCACGAGATGCgcgagctgcagcagctgccggCCAATCTGGCCGGTTCGCCGGACTCCTCGCCGGACTCGTCTGGTGGCCAGGCACCGGCGACAGCAACTGTGGCGCCCGCCAAGCAGCGACTCTCCTCGTTTCGCGCCACCAgtgagcagcagctgcagctcctcGGACGCGGAAGTCCGCAAAGAGGTAAAGCAACCGGTGAGCAGGCGGCACAGGACCAGCATTTCCCAGCACAGGCCCaaccccagcagcagcagcagcaggataGTGATGGCATTAGCCAGCCAGTAGATCCCATAAGGCGGCAGCTGCCGCCCAAGCCCACCAACTTGAGCATTTTCAATGGGCCCGCGCCCAGTGTGGGAGATAGGCCCCTGGTGCCCCGAAAGTCGGACTTTAAGGCCGATCTAGACGCGAAAATACGCAGGCAAAAGCAGAAGGTTAAacagcagttgcagcagcaacagcagcagcagcaacaatcgccgcagcagcagcaagcaCCACAAGAACCGCAACACTCACCACAGTCGCCCCCAACCAGAAACTGTAATGTCACTAATAGCCCAGCCGCCAATGTTactgcatccgcatccgcatctgcatctgcatctgcattcACCGACCAAACTCATAGAATGCCAATCCAAAGTCAGACAGCCACATTCAATCACAAGCAATGCAAGACGCCCGCAACTATGGCCCTGTCATCGCCATCGTCACCATCTCGCGGCCATCTAGCATCCGCATTATCATCGTCATCGCTATCGTCATTACCATTACCAGCCACCACATCATCGCCATCAAATGCTCCGCCATCGATGTTGCCCGCCAGTGACCACCGACCACCCGCCCATCCATATGTGTGCTCCACTGCCCCAGCCAATCCCCATCATGCCAATAGCTTTGGCAATGCCAATGCCAGTCTCAAGCCGTGCATTACGCCCCGGCCGGCCTCGTTGTCGG gaggaggagcaggcggtGGCTCCACGCGCATCGCACGTCGTTCGTCCATCAACCAGGCCAAGCCACCGCCGCCAGTGAGACGCAGCTCGTCGGTGACCCCCAGTCCCAATGCCTCGGTCGGG CCGGACCCTCGTATATGTCACGAGTCGCTAATGGATCAGATCAAGCGTGGAGCCACTTTAAAGCGTAACCAGAAGATCAACGACCGCAGCGCTCCCAAAATACATTGA
- the LOC108030095 gene encoding AF4/FMR2 family member lilli isoform X33 has product MDLSLERDSSALGSLFQQIINDMKNTSPLWEDFVAKAGKLHTCLRAAIQAIAAYLDAFQKIADAATNSRGASKEIGTALTRVCLRHKAVETRLKTFTSAIMDCLVQPLQDKIEDWKRTVATIDKDHAKEYKRCRSELKKRSSDTLRLQKKARKGQTDGLQSLMDSHMQDVTLRRAELEDVEKKSLRAAMVEERLRYCSFVHMLQPVVHEECEVMSELGHLQEAMQSIALVTKEPSVLPQASEELIHDAKASINLYPESPGGGSGSQGGGCSNSLGSRKSSVCSISSMNSSGSSNSPGHHHYPRSLSQFVTPAIRLKPGESSDSGFCSSPALTTQTSNAANQTASVSTWPPHSQDVVDNLPPTADRPHTISTAYEKGHQRPPLTVYTFQNPETIHESGSCLNNGSGPPNGQPSSGQATPATQKSPAASLSRPPLPVRCSSLERPLSAQSNHRQGSGSNLLQRQCPSPIPAHITKELSAAHHAQQQQSQQPQTPPTYVNMSELATMAALKLTNQQQQQKPSPPPLQQQSSIDSTGSQHSNDSSGSHQLLQQQHHQQQQQHHSQPNHHSATATRSHSISSTASSLHSHPSIDSTVACGSLVGQPNHSTSTNTNTTSPSSGSSTPQNHYSPLLTNSPTSTAAGTPSGSSVGPGSALGFVYQVSSPTPPSSEVLKITEQTAAGQDQGSVNSGVEDADERSRASVLQKASMFEKAAAAAAVSPPAPNQSPAASSPASGGGGRRSEAEQQEMDKSFEDSIQALNNLIGELDSFQREIDEGKGKPVSSIISSSNNNNTTTSSNSSSDNNNLPATNSHIEPCAISNQTNSSGCGTDISDTTSDELAGDEMDARRQDRDRDMLGASDSELSRCYVSETSSLTGGLTAGGYENPTFAHFVANANREDVVSLDASDSVCLGQPRHAYVDTCSDSGSAVVVIYDHQIPNTPDIEFVKQNSEIVVLRTKDPQPQTLQLHEMRELQQLPANLAGSPDSSPDSSGGQAPATATVAPAKQRLSSFRATSEQQLQLLGRGSPQRGKATGEQAAQDQHFPAQAQPQQQQQQDSDGISQPVDPIRRQLPPKPTNLSIFNGPAPSVGDRPLVPRKSDFKADLDAKIRRQKQKVKQQLQQQQQQQQQSPQQQQAPQEPQHSPQSPPTRNCNVTNSPAANVTASASASASASAFTDQTHRMPIQSQTATFNHKQCKTPATMALSSPSSPSRGHLASALSSSSLSSLPLPATTSSPSNAPPSMLPASDHRPPAHPYVCSTAPANPHHANSFGNANASLKPCITPRPASLSGGGAGGGSTRIARRSSINQAKPPPPVRRSSSVTPSPNASVGLQHQQPQQQQHANLLQQNHQLSSSSEHLPPPPAFMLDAVPQMPSSALKVSETVRALAAMRHQPASPVSLRRMQQQQQQQQQQQLHQQHVQQQQQPLLQSVHHNPLNDDPTVYYDSYLDLHAYAQALANGQQMSQQQRLTHQQQQQQNHYLQQQQQNHYLQQQQLQHQPAQQPPVYQAPPPVDATFRTSSPAAGGGGGGIYAQPKLVNSMSSFRTSSPSPNGHAHPLPPTQPKTNPNLIAQLNARLSGKQQQPHQQQQQQQVEGIYGNQQAPGGESIYMRSGLSMSQPPQQQHYDAAQAPNMRQAHSHQQQQQQQHYTCPPPLEDPPPPPIYAAGASATMPKKMARPPTGQQNAHAAHPSAYAAATATLPKNMVQQQQRLQQQQHQQQQYQQPAGLGIGNGNGNGHLAQRPQLPLPQQKLRAAQQQHLAEQQQQHQQRQPPIPSRHSSVQQKIFVSTNPFIQTTAVKFHSPSASPTCGSPVTGSGSGSGSLASIYATTSRGGHHQQQQQHAHQQQLQHQQQQHYYRDVAGGNSNGGNAYYNHNAHAHSQAHHSNYATSTNIEKTGSIRAKTKAEFLENLNAKLAKQGMSGRAFAVRNLINSKALPDPRICHESLMDQIKRGATLKRNQKINDRSAPKIH; this is encoded by the exons AACACTTCGCCACTGTGGGAGGACTTTGTGGCTAAGGCCGGAAAACTGCACACATGCTTGAG GGCCGCCATCCAGGCAATCGCCGCCTATTTGGATGCCTTCCAAAAGATAGCCGATGCGGCGACCAATTCAAGAG GCGCCTCCAAGGAGATCGGCACTGCCCTGACCCGCGTCTGCCTGCGGCACAAGGCCGTGGAGACGCGTCTGAAGACCTTCACCAGCGCCATCATGGATTGCCTGGTGCAGCCGCTGCAGGACAAGATCGAGGACTGGAAGCGCACGGTGGCCACCATCGACAAGGACCATGCCAAAGAGTACAAGCGCTGTCGCAGCGAGCTGAAGAAGCGCTCCAGCGACACACTGCGCCTGCAGAAGAAGGCTCGCAAGGGGCAGACGGATGGGCTGCAGTCCCTGATGGACTCCCACATGCAGGATGTCACCCTGCGGCGGGCTGAGCTGGAGGATGTGGAGAAGAAGTCTTTGCGTGCGGCCATGGTGGAGGAGCGGCTGCGCTACTGCAGCTTTGTCCACATGCTGCAGCCGGTGGTGCACGAGGAGTGCGAGGTCATGTCCGAGCTGGGTCATCTTCAG GAGGCCATGCAGTCGATCGCCCTGGTCACGAAGGAGCCCAGTGTGCTACCCCAGGCCTCCGAGGAGCTCATCCACGATGCCAAGGCCAGCATTAATCTGTACCCAGAGTCGCCGGGCGGAGGTTCTGGGTCGCAGGGCGGTGGATGCTCCAACTCGCTGGGCTCTCGAAAGAGCTCCGTTTGCTCCATCAGCAGCATGAACAGCAGCGGCTCGAGCAACTCGCCGGGACACCACCACTATCCGCGCTCCCTGTCGCAG TTTGTAACGCCCGCAATTCGCTTGAAACCTGGTGAATCCAGTGATAGTGGCTTTTGCTCATCGCCAGCTCTAACAACACAg ACTTCGAATGCAGCGAATCAGACGGCAAGTGTATCCACCTGGCCCCCACATTCCCAGGACGTGGTGGACAACCTGCCACCGACCGCCGACCGTCCGCACACCATTTCGACGGCCTACGAGAAGGGTCACCAGCGTCCGCCGCTGACCGTCTACACGTTCCAGAACCCGGAGACCATTCACGAGTCGGGAAGCTGCCTGAACAACGGATCCGGGCCCCCCAATGGTCAGCCCTCGTCGGGACAGGCCACGCCGGCCACCCAGAAGTCTCCGGCTGCCTCACTTAGTCGGCCGCCCTTGCCAGTT CGCTGTTCCTCGCTGGAGCGACCGCTTTCGGCCCAGAGTAACCACCGCCAGGGAAGCGGGAGCAACCTGCTGCAGCGCCAGTGCCCCTCACCGATTCCGGCTCATATCACGAAAG AGCTGTCCGCAGCACACCatgcacagcagcagcaaagccAGCAGCCCCAGACGCCGCCCACCTATGTGAACATGTCCGAGCTGGCCACCATGGCGGCCTTGAAGCTGAccaaccagcagcagcagcagaagcccTCTCCACCGCCCCTGCAGCAGCAGAGCTCCATCGATTCGACCGGCTCCCAGCATTCCAACGACTCCTCCGGCTCGCATcagctcctccagcagcagcaccatcagcagcagcagcagcatcactCGCAGCCGAATCACCACTCAGCCACCGCCACACGCTCCCATTCCATATCCTCGACGGCCTCGTCACTGCACTCGCATCCGTCGATCGACTCCACCGTCGCTTGCGGCTCGTTGGTGGGCCAGCCCAACCACAGCACCAGCACCAACACGAACACCACCTCGCCGTCCAGTGGCAGCTCCACGCCACAGAACCATTACTCGCCCCTGCTAACCAACTCCCCCACGTCCACTGCCGCAGGTACTCCGAGCGGCAGCAGTGTAGGTCCCGGTTCCGCACTGGGATTTGTCTACCAGGTCAGCTCCCCGACGCCTCCATCCAGCGAGGTGCTGAAGATCACCGAGCAGACGGCAGCTGGGCAGGATCAGGGGTCGGTGAACAGCGGCGTAGAGGATGCAGATGAGCGGTCGCGGGCCTCTGTTCTGCAGAAGGCCTCCATGTTCGagaaggcagcagcagcggcagcggtcTCGCCCCCGGCTCCGAATCAGTCACCAGCAGCATCTTCTCCAGCTTCGGGGGGCGGAGGACGACGATCCGAGGCGGAGCAGCAGGAAATGG ACAAGTCTTTCGAAGATTCAATACAAGcactaaataatttaattggcgAACTAGACTCGTTCCAACGCGAGATCGATGAGGGCAAGGGCAAGCCGGTGAGCAGCAtaatcagcagcagcaacaacaacaatacgacgaccagcagcaacagcagcagcgacaacaacaacctGCCCGCCACCAACAGCCACATCGAGCCCTGCGCCATCAGCAATCAGACAAATTCGAGCGGCTGCGGCACGGACATATCGGACACCACCTCCGACGAACTGGCCGGCGACGAAATGGACGCCAGGCGGcaggatcgggatcgggacaTGCTGGGCGCCAGCGATTCGGAGCTGAGTCGCTGCTATGTGAGCGAGACGAGTTCGCTGACCGGTGGCCTAACGGCCGGCGGCTATGAGAATCCCACCTTTGCGCACTTTGTGGCCAATGCGAACCGGGAGGATGTCGTTTCGCTGGATGCCTCCGACAGCGTCTGTCTGGGCCAACCGCGCCACGCCTACGTGGACACGTGCAGCGACAGCGGCAGTGCCGTGGTGGTGATCTACGATCATCAGATACCCAACACCCCTGACATTGAGTTCGTGAAGCAGAACTCGGAGATCGTGGTGCTGCGGACGAAGGATCCGCAGCCGCAAACCCTGCAGCTGCACGAGATGCgcgagctgcagcagctgccggCCAATCTGGCCGGTTCGCCGGACTCCTCGCCGGACTCGTCTGGTGGCCAGGCACCGGCGACAGCAACTGTGGCGCCCGCCAAGCAGCGACTCTCCTCGTTTCGCGCCACCAgtgagcagcagctgcagctcctcGGACGCGGAAGTCCGCAAAGAGGTAAAGCAACCGGTGAGCAGGCGGCACAGGACCAGCATTTCCCAGCACAGGCCCaaccccagcagcagcagcagcaggataGTGATGGCATTAGCCAGCCAGTAGATCCCATAAGGCGGCAGCTGCCGCCCAAGCCCACCAACTTGAGCATTTTCAATGGGCCCGCGCCCAGTGTGGGAGATAGGCCCCTGGTGCCCCGAAAGTCGGACTTTAAGGCCGATCTAGACGCGAAAATACGCAGGCAAAAGCAGAAGGTTAAacagcagttgcagcagcaacagcagcagcagcaacaatcgccgcagcagcagcaagcaCCACAAGAACCGCAACACTCACCACAGTCGCCCCCAACCAGAAACTGTAATGTCACTAATAGCCCAGCCGCCAATGTTactgcatccgcatccgcatctgcatctgcatctgcattcACCGACCAAACTCATAGAATGCCAATCCAAAGTCAGACAGCCACATTCAATCACAAGCAATGCAAGACGCCCGCAACTATGGCCCTGTCATCGCCATCGTCACCATCTCGCGGCCATCTAGCATCCGCATTATCATCGTCATCGCTATCGTCATTACCATTACCAGCCACCACATCATCGCCATCAAATGCTCCGCCATCGATGTTGCCCGCCAGTGACCACCGACCACCCGCCCATCCATATGTGTGCTCCACTGCCCCAGCCAATCCCCATCATGCCAATAGCTTTGGCAATGCCAATGCCAGTCTCAAGCCGTGCATTACGCCCCGGCCGGCCTCGTTGTCGG gaggaggagcaggcggtGGCTCCACGCGCATCGCACGTCGTTCGTCCATCAACCAGGCCAAGCCACCGCCGCCAGTGAGACGCAGCTCGTCGGTGACCCCCAGTCCCAATGCCTCGGTCGGG CTGCAGCACCAGCaaccacaacagcaacagcacgcCAATCTGCTGCAGCAGAATCACCAGCTAAGCAGCTCCAGCGAGCACTTGCCACCGCCGCCGGCCTTCATGCTGGACGCCGTGCCCCAGATGCCCAGCTCAGCGCTGAAGGTGTCGGAGACGGTGAGAGCCCTGGCAGCCATGCGGCACCAGCCGGCATCGCCTGTGTCGCTCAGAcgcatgcagcagcagcagcagcaacagcagcagcaacagctacACCAGCAACacgtgcagcagcagcagcaaccccTCCTGCAG TCTGTGCACCACAATCCCCTGAACGATGACCCGACCGTCTACTACGACTCCTACTTGGACCTGCACGCCTATGCCCAGGCCCTGGCCAATGGCCAGCAGATGTCCCAGCAGCAACGCTTAacccaccagcagcagcagcagcaaaatcactatctgcagcagcagcagcaaaatcactatctgcagcagcagcagctgcaacatCAGCCAGCGCAACAACCGCCTGTTTATCAAGCGCCGCCGCCTGTCGATGCC ACGTTCCGCACTTCATCACCAGCCGCTGGCGGAGGGGGCGGCGGCATCTACGCCCAGCCCAAGCTGGTCAACAGCATGTCCAGCTTCCGCACCAGCAGCCCCAGTCCCAACGGACACGCTCACCCACTGCCACCGACACAGCCAAAGACGAATCCGAACCTAATTGCACAGCTCAATGCACGACTCAGCggcaagcagcagcagccgcaccagcagcagcagcagcagcaggtcgAGGGGATCTATGGCAACCAACAGGCGCCCGGAGGAGAGTCCATCTACATGCGCAGTGGCTTGTCCATGTCGCAGccgccacagcagcaacactatGACG CTGCGCAAGCGCCGAACATGCGACAGGCCCATtcccatcagcagcagcaacagcagcagcactacACCTGCCCGCCTCCACTGGAGGATCCCCCACCGCCGCCCATTTACGCCGCCGGCGCATCGGCCACGATGCCCAAGAAGATGGCCCGCCCGCCCACTGGCCAGCAGAATGCGCATGCGGCCCACCCGAGCGCCTATGCGGCAGCCACGGCCACGCTGCCCAAGAACatggtgcagcagcagcagcgcttgcagcaacagcaacaccagcagcagcaatatcAACAGCCGGCAGGCCTGGGCattggcaatggcaatggcaatggccaCTTGGCTCAGCGTCCGCAGTTGCCGCTGCCCCAGCAGAAGCTGCGGGctgcacagcagcaacacttggcggagcagcagcagcagcatcagcaacgCCAGCCGCCCATACCTTCACGCCACTCGAGTGTGCAGCAAAAGATATTCGTCTCGACAAACCCATTCATACAGACAACGGCCGTCAAGTTTCACTCGCCCTCTGCCTCGCCCACTTGCGGCTCGCCAGTAACTGGATCTGGGTCGGGATCTGGGTCCCTGGCCAGCATTTACGCCACAACCTCGCGCGGAggccaccaccagcagcagcagcaacatgctcaccagcagcaactgcagcatcagcagcagcagcactacTATCGCGATGTTGCTGGGGGCAACAGCAATGGCGGCAATGCCTACTATAACCACAATGCCCATGCCCATTCCCAGGCACAtcattcaa ACTATGCCACAAGCACAAATATCGAAAAGACTGGCAGTATTCGGGCCAAGACCAAGGCCGAGTTCCTCGAGAATCTCAACGCGAAGCTGGCGAAGCAGGGAATGTCTGGACGAGCATTTGCCGTGCGAAATCTCATTAACAGCAAGGCCCTG CCGGACCCTCGTATATGTCACGAGTCGCTAATGGATCAGATCAAGCGTGGAGCCACTTTAAAGCGTAACCAGAAGATCAACGACCGCAGCGCTCCCAAAATACATTGA